The following proteins come from a genomic window of Paenibacillus sp. CAA11:
- a CDS encoding sensor histidine kinase produces MVMLLFIYASAATLLLGGLIVRQRHLLGQIRKITHTLSRIRTANDHQRLRVQSSMQLLHHLADELNQFLEHHKQLGERSLFLEEERNQMLMHLSHDLRTPLTSLLGYVEVIQRKAASLSPKDTHSYLNVIHAKAMKLITQINDFFYFAKLDSTQSPLDLASFDIVAVVQEVLLSLHQPIELSQIEPVLNLPGHPVFVYGNALGTERILLNLMTNAYRYGAEGGLLGVEIRESAHEVVVEVWDRGKGIAPSDLPYIFNRFYTGQRSRGHHVQGNGLGLTIAKRLAEKQHGSLTATSIPYEKTSFRLTLPAHP; encoded by the coding sequence ATGGTGATGCTCCTATTCATATATGCCTCGGCAGCAACTCTGCTGCTTGGAGGGCTGATCGTCAGGCAGAGACACCTGCTTGGGCAAATCCGCAAAATAACCCATACGCTGTCCCGCATCCGAACAGCCAATGACCATCAGCGTCTGCGTGTTCAATCCTCTATGCAGCTTCTGCATCATCTGGCCGATGAGCTTAATCAATTCTTGGAACATCATAAACAGCTAGGGGAACGCTCCCTCTTTTTAGAGGAGGAACGAAACCAGATGCTAATGCATCTCTCCCATGACTTAAGAACCCCGTTAACTTCGTTGTTAGGATACGTAGAGGTAATTCAGCGAAAGGCGGCCAGCTTATCTCCTAAAGACACGCATTCCTATTTAAATGTAATCCATGCTAAGGCCATGAAATTAATTACACAGATCAATGACTTTTTTTACTTTGCAAAGCTTGATTCCACACAGTCCCCGCTGGATCTCGCTTCCTTTGACATTGTTGCTGTTGTTCAGGAGGTCCTTCTATCCCTGCATCAACCTATAGAGCTCAGTCAGATTGAGCCGGTGCTGAACCTTCCCGGTCACCCGGTGTTTGTCTACGGTAATGCGCTTGGAACAGAGCGGATTCTGCTTAATTTGATGACCAATGCGTATCGCTACGGAGCAGAAGGCGGGCTGCTAGGTGTGGAAATCCGGGAGTCTGCGCATGAGGTCGTTGTTGAGGTGTGGGACCGTGGAAAAGGGATTGCGCCATCGGATTTGCCTTATATTTTCAACCGATTCTACACAGGCCAGCGATCCAGAGGACATCATGTGCAAGGAAACGGTCTCGGCCTAACCATTGCTAAGAGGCTGGCCGAGAAGCAGCATGGCTCCCTGACCGCTACGAGTATCCCGTACGAGAAAACGTCCTTCCGCCTCACCCTTCCCGCTCATCCGTAA
- a CDS encoding LacI family DNA-binding transcriptional regulator, with protein sequence MATIKDIAREAGVSAATVSRVLNNDLSLSVSAETRSSIFSIAERLQYKPARLRQLKQNTERAGKTVSLLLWCSMEEERDDPYYASIRRGIEVRCEELGLTLGQTLRGRSSITQLQNTDGLIVVGGVDPKEIIQPYTNTGTIVFVDLYEELLEFDTVKLHFRQAVEQALGHLLELGHRKIAFIGGESTGERRAHYFKKFMQERGLYTPELVRLGAWNSADGYRMMNELLAEPERPTAIFAASDPLAVGVLRALHGQGVKVPEEMAVVGFDDIEMAAFLQPPLTTIRAYPEQMGKAAVQLLAERLGGREAPAHSVIGTKLIVRESTAPSRR encoded by the coding sequence GTGGCAACGATCAAGGACATTGCCCGGGAGGCTGGAGTATCCGCTGCAACGGTGTCCAGAGTTCTCAACAACGACTTATCTCTGTCGGTTAGCGCGGAGACGAGAAGCAGCATATTTTCAATTGCCGAGCGACTTCAGTACAAGCCTGCCCGTCTAAGACAGCTCAAGCAGAACACGGAACGGGCCGGAAAGACGGTCTCTCTGCTGCTGTGGTGTTCTATGGAGGAGGAGCGGGACGACCCCTACTACGCTTCCATTCGGCGCGGCATTGAGGTGCGCTGTGAGGAGCTTGGACTGACGCTCGGCCAGACCCTGCGGGGCCGTTCTTCCATCACCCAGCTGCAGAACACCGACGGACTTATCGTTGTCGGAGGGGTAGATCCCAAAGAGATCATCCAGCCCTATACGAACACAGGAACGATCGTCTTTGTGGACCTTTATGAGGAACTGCTCGAGTTCGATACGGTAAAACTCCACTTTCGGCAAGCTGTCGAGCAGGCGCTCGGACATCTGCTGGAGCTGGGCCACCGTAAAATTGCCTTCATCGGCGGCGAGAGCACTGGAGAGAGACGGGCGCATTATTTCAAGAAATTCATGCAGGAACGGGGTCTGTATACCCCGGAGCTCGTTCGTTTAGGCGCCTGGAACAGTGCCGATGGCTACCGTATGATGAACGAGCTGCTTGCAGAGCCCGAGAGGCCGACAGCCATCTTCGCTGCCAGCGATCCCCTCGCCGTCGGTGTCCTGCGTGCGCTGCACGGCCAAGGAGTCAAGGTGCCCGAAGAGATGGCCGTCGTCGGCTTTGACGACATTGAGATGGCAGCCTTCCTGCAGCCTCCGCTCACAACGATCCGGGCTTATCCCGAGCAGATGGGCAAGGCCGCTGTTCAGCTGCTGGCTGAGCGGCTTGGAGGGCGGGAAGCCCCTGCTCACAGCGTCATTGGGACGAAGCTGATCGTCCGGGAAAGCACGGCTCCAAGCCGCCGCTGA
- a CDS encoding MerR family transcriptional regulator translates to MLSIGEFSKICKVSTKTLRYYDEMGLIHPDEINPENGYRYYSIRQLKKMLFINRLKSYHFSLEEIKALLESEENSSEEQLASALHRKRRDIQEKLDGLQYTLKQMNHDIVNLEMGIPLMAYLEQIEVQLVQSRAMNILSARLLLNKDDYAAGYGQHIGKLYERIAKENLTLLGPPMTIYHSSEYDPAGNDTEFAIPIKEEVKGTRDLPGCLCARSVLKGAYPELTSVYAKLKEWIEQEGYTLVSPPYEVYITDPNQAAVPEDLVTEVYFPVKKR, encoded by the coding sequence TTGCTGTCGATTGGAGAATTTTCAAAAATCTGCAAGGTCTCTACAAAGACCCTTCGCTATTATGACGAGATGGGATTGATTCATCCAGACGAAATTAATCCGGAGAACGGATATCGGTATTATTCCATCCGCCAACTCAAGAAAATGCTCTTTATCAATCGTCTGAAATCGTATCATTTCTCTCTCGAAGAAATTAAAGCTCTGCTGGAATCGGAAGAGAATTCGTCCGAAGAGCAGCTAGCCTCTGCCCTTCACCGCAAACGGAGAGACATTCAAGAAAAGCTGGATGGTTTGCAGTACACCCTGAAGCAGATGAATCATGACATTGTAAATCTAGAGATGGGCATTCCTTTGATGGCCTATCTGGAGCAGATTGAAGTACAGCTTGTCCAGAGTAGGGCTATGAATATTCTCTCTGCGCGCCTATTGCTGAATAAGGATGACTATGCGGCGGGATATGGACAACACATCGGCAAACTATATGAGAGAATCGCTAAGGAGAATCTCACCCTGCTGGGCCCTCCCATGACCATCTATCACAGCTCAGAGTACGATCCTGCCGGGAATGATACCGAGTTTGCGATCCCGATCAAAGAGGAGGTCAAGGGAACCCGGGACTTGCCTGGCTGCCTTTGCGCCCGGTCTGTATTAAAGGGAGCCTATCCTGAGCTGACCTCGGTCTATGCCAAGCTTAAGGAATGGATAGAACAGGAAGGCTATACCCTGGTGAGCCCGCCTTATGAAGTGTATATAACCGATCCCAACCAGGCGGCGGTGCCTGAGGATCTGGTGACAGAGGTTTATTTTCCGGTCAAGAAAAGATAG
- a CDS encoding response regulator transcription factor, with amino-acid sequence MQPYILTVEDDLEISQLIVDTLCEENYKVDAVYDGHTACEALQNQVYHLVILDIMLPDMDGWDVLQWIREHMNIPVLILTARDSELDTIHGLNLGADDYLTKPYHMGEFIARVNAQLRRYLKLNEQTPEDASVLIHGDLMLNCHTCEATVRNQTIPLTAKEFAILELLMRSPKRIYSKSQIFAAVWHDDYTSDDNTVMVHIRRLRSKIEEDPSHPVYIQTIWGIGYRMGKLDPEIASW; translated from the coding sequence ATGCAGCCCTATATTTTAACGGTGGAAGACGATCTGGAGATCAGTCAGCTGATCGTGGATACACTCTGTGAAGAGAACTATAAGGTAGATGCGGTATATGACGGGCATACGGCTTGCGAAGCCTTACAGAATCAAGTTTATCATTTGGTCATCCTTGACATCATGCTTCCTGATATGGACGGCTGGGATGTACTGCAATGGATTCGGGAACATATGAATATTCCTGTTCTGATCTTGACCGCCCGGGACTCGGAGCTTGATACCATACATGGGCTTAATCTCGGTGCAGACGATTATCTCACCAAGCCCTATCATATGGGCGAATTCATAGCGAGGGTCAATGCCCAGCTTAGACGATACCTGAAGCTGAACGAGCAGACCCCGGAAGACGCCTCGGTGCTGATTCATGGTGACCTGATGCTCAACTGCCATACGTGCGAAGCCACGGTCCGGAATCAGACCATTCCTTTAACCGCCAAGGAATTCGCCATTTTGGAGCTGTTGATGCGCTCGCCTAAGCGAATATACAGCAAGTCTCAAATTTTCGCAGCGGTATGGCACGATGACTATACTTCGGATGACAATACGGTCATGGTTCATATTCGAAGACTACGCAGCAAAATTGAAGAGGACCCTTCTCATCCTGTCTATATTCAGACGATTTGGGGGATCGGCTACAGAATGGGCAAACTTGATCCGGAGATCGCGTCATGGTGA
- a CDS encoding serine hydrolase domain-containing protein: protein MPKNYWPTAQWKAADPADLNLDSAKLSELESLIASEYSNISGIVIARYGNLAYESYHHGWGPDDPKHVASVTKSILSALIGIAIHAGYIHHPDQKVLDFFPEYIPNAANPKVREITIRHLLTMTAPYSFEDWREPLDKLCMAPDWVKYTLDMLGQQGDIGAFKYSTAGAHLLSVILSRSTGRSAREFANEHLFKPTGMREIPDHPMASYGFEDLFGTRVQGWVKDPAGNSTGGWGLTLTPRDMARFGLLYLNRGRWQQHQVIPEAWVLESTTMTPHRYGYLWWLMEEEGVSAFSALGDGGNIICCIPDKDLVIAIASEFMMNPRDRWTLIKEHILSAVLEE from the coding sequence ATGCCCAAAAACTATTGGCCCACTGCACAGTGGAAAGCCGCAGACCCGGCAGACTTAAATCTGGACTCTGCTAAGCTATCCGAGCTTGAGTCTCTGATCGCATCTGAATATAGCAATATCAGCGGGATCGTTATCGCAAGATACGGCAATCTTGCTTACGAGAGTTATCATCACGGCTGGGGACCCGACGACCCCAAACATGTCGCGTCTGTTACGAAGAGCATCCTGTCCGCCCTCATAGGCATAGCTATACATGCAGGATATATCCATCATCCGGACCAGAAAGTGCTGGATTTTTTTCCGGAGTACATTCCAAATGCGGCTAATCCCAAGGTACGGGAAATTACGATCCGCCATCTTCTTACGATGACAGCCCCCTATTCATTCGAGGATTGGCGCGAGCCGCTGGACAAGCTGTGCATGGCACCTGACTGGGTGAAGTACACCCTGGATATGCTGGGTCAACAGGGGGACATCGGAGCGTTCAAGTACTCTACCGCAGGAGCGCACCTGCTATCCGTTATACTCAGCCGCAGCACAGGCCGAAGTGCCCGTGAATTTGCCAATGAGCATTTATTCAAGCCCACCGGTATGAGAGAAATCCCGGATCATCCGATGGCTTCCTATGGGTTTGAGGATTTGTTCGGAACGCGTGTACAGGGCTGGGTTAAGGACCCGGCTGGAAATTCCACCGGAGGCTGGGGACTTACACTCACTCCCCGGGATATGGCGCGTTTTGGGCTCCTTTATTTAAATCGCGGGCGCTGGCAACAGCATCAAGTGATTCCGGAGGCATGGGTCCTTGAATCTACAACAATGACTCCTCATAGATATGGTTATTTGTGGTGGCTTATGGAAGAGGAAGGCGTATCAGCCTTCTCAGCCCTAGGCGATGGCGGAAATATCATCTGCTGCATTCCGGACAAAGACCTCGTCATCGCCATTGCCTCCGAATTCATGATGAATCCCCGGGATCGCTGGACACTGATCAAGGAGCATATCCTTTCGGCTGTACTAGAAGAGTAG
- a CDS encoding MarR family winged helix-turn-helix transcriptional regulator yields the protein MLSLKLFVVLSKAYKTMMERATKDMKQHGLSPSEFMILEVIYSKRKVPLQQIGDKILITSGSITYNIDKLEKKGLLRRVPSAEDRRITYAEITKEGDDLFDRIFPQHADVIHGMMNTLTTDEKLNTIELIKKLGKGVEE from the coding sequence ATGCTATCCTTGAAGCTCTTTGTGGTGTTGTCCAAAGCATACAAGACGATGATGGAACGGGCGACGAAGGATATGAAGCAGCACGGGCTTTCCCCGTCGGAATTTATGATCCTGGAAGTGATTTACTCGAAACGTAAGGTTCCGCTGCAGCAGATTGGCGATAAAATTCTGATTACGAGCGGAAGCATTACTTATAATATTGATAAATTAGAAAAAAAGGGCCTATTAAGACGGGTCCCCAGCGCTGAGGACCGCAGAATAACCTATGCGGAAATTACGAAGGAAGGGGACGATCTCTTCGATCGTATCTTCCCGCAGCATGCCGATGTGATCCATGGCATGATGAATACACTCACCACAGATGAGAAGCTTAATACGATTGAATTGATCAAGAAATTAGGCAAAGGCGTTGAAGAGTAG
- a CDS encoding alpha/beta hydrolase: MKHIFEKGQDLNAPTLVLFHGTGGTERDLLGLGRLISRGSSLLGVRGNVLENGMPRFFRRLAEGVFDEEDLVYRTKEIYDFLGQAAADYELDREKLVAVGYSNGANIIGSLLFHYQDAFRGAILHHPMVPIRGLQLPDLSGIPIFIGAGKNDPLCAPSETEELQKLLEDAGAKVTVHWESFGHQLTQSEAQAAARWYQENFVQVD, translated from the coding sequence ATGAAGCATATTTTTGAAAAAGGACAGGATCTGAATGCACCGACCCTTGTGTTGTTCCACGGGACGGGGGGGACAGAGAGGGATTTGCTTGGATTAGGCAGACTGATCTCTCGAGGCTCGTCTTTACTAGGCGTAAGAGGGAATGTCTTGGAGAACGGGATGCCGCGATTTTTCCGCCGCTTGGCCGAGGGTGTCTTCGATGAGGAAGACTTGGTGTATCGTACCAAGGAGATTTACGATTTCCTGGGGCAGGCAGCTGCTGATTATGAGCTGGATCGGGAGAAGCTTGTAGCGGTTGGATACTCTAACGGGGCAAATATTATCGGCAGTCTGCTGTTTCATTATCAGGATGCATTTCGCGGGGCGATTCTCCATCATCCGATGGTTCCAATCCGGGGCCTACAGCTTCCCGATCTGTCCGGTATTCCCATCTTCATCGGGGCCGGGAAGAATGATCCGCTTTGCGCGCCGAGCGAAACGGAAGAATTACAGAAGCTGCTGGAGGATGCGGGCGCTAAGGTGACGGTGCACTGGGAGAGCTTTGGGCATCAGCTTACGCAGTCGGAAGCGCAGGCAGCGGCCCGTTGGTATCAAGAGAACTTCGTTCAAGTGGATTGA
- a CDS encoding flavin reductase family protein gives MITIDPASQTERDNYKLLIGSIIPRPIAFVTTRSEDGVLNGAPFSYFNIVSSNPPMISLSIQHAGDKRKDTARNILTAQEFVVHIVDQHNVEKVNQTAANLPPEQSEVTLAGLTPVDSVNISVQGVQEAQVRMECTLERHMDFPGCDLIIGRVVQFHINEEIYHEGRIDPYKLAAVSRLAGNDYAAVGEIFTIERPR, from the coding sequence GTGATAACCATAGATCCGGCTAGCCAGACGGAGAGAGACAACTATAAGCTTCTAATCGGAAGCATTATTCCAAGACCTATTGCGTTTGTGACAACACGATCTGAGGACGGAGTTCTTAACGGTGCGCCTTTCAGCTATTTCAATATTGTCTCATCCAATCCGCCAATGATCTCTTTATCGATTCAGCACGCTGGAGACAAGCGGAAGGATACGGCAAGAAATATATTGACGGCACAAGAATTCGTGGTTCATATTGTGGACCAGCATAATGTGGAAAAGGTGAATCAAACTGCGGCTAATCTCCCTCCAGAACAAAGTGAAGTTACACTAGCTGGACTCACTCCAGTGGATAGTGTGAACATATCCGTCCAAGGGGTTCAAGAAGCCCAAGTCCGAATGGAATGTACGCTAGAGCGGCACATGGACTTTCCCGGCTGTGATTTGATCATTGGCAGAGTCGTACAGTTCCATATAAATGAAGAGATTTATCATGAAGGACGAATTGATCCTTATAAACTGGCTGCGGTCAGCCGATTGGCTGGCAATGACTATGCAGCCGTTGGGGAGATATTTACTATTGAGAGGCCCCGTTAA
- a CDS encoding alpha-galactosidase, translated as MKIHVDEALGLFHLQSKDSSYIFQVVEGYPAHLYWGAQLNHDAGLAHILELRERCSFSPNPVPANRPLSLDTLPQEYPQYGTSDFRQPAYQAQLDDGSRITELKYSGYRIAPGKPKLTGLPAVYTESEKEAATLYLYLKDEYSGLKVTLLYTVFAEHSAIARSAFFEQEGSAIIRLEQAMSASVDLSDSRYQALYLSGAWARERHIQRRDLAPGALRLESRRGSSSHQMNPFLALLRPEATEDHGDVYGFSLVYSGNFAAQAEVEQFNQTRVSIGINPSDFSWKLEPGQSFQTPEVIMVYSGEGIGGMSRTYHRLYRQRLCRGKHRDQVRPILINNWEATYFNFDADKIEALAQEARPLGIELFVLDDGWFGKRDNDDSSLGDWFEHERKLPEGLSGLAKRVNEQGLQFGLWVEPEMVSPDSELYRQHPDWCLHAPGRRRTEARSQLILDLSREEVCDYLYDTLSKVFASAPITYVKWDMNRNMTEIASAQAPSDRQKETAHRYMLGLYDLLERLTTSFPDILFESCSGGGGRFDPGMLYYMPQTWTSDDTDAIERLAIQYGTSIVYPASTMGAHVSAVPNHQVHRMTSFALRGDVAMSGNFGYELDLSSLSQEEKTLAARQVAQYKEIRSLVQQGEMYRLLSPFEGRGDTAWMFVSEDQSEAFVAFFRVLAEPNGPIRRLTLKGLDPNKRYKLEAGVSAAAAASGAKGSADDASAFREAFGGQSFMGDQLMRIGLVVSDLQGDFASLTFRLQAVEA; from the coding sequence ATGAAAATCCATGTAGACGAAGCGCTCGGCTTATTCCACCTGCAGTCCAAGGACTCAAGCTATATTTTTCAAGTAGTAGAAGGCTACCCTGCCCACCTATACTGGGGGGCACAGCTGAACCATGACGCCGGTCTGGCGCATATTCTGGAGCTGCGGGAACGCTGCTCGTTCTCCCCGAATCCGGTGCCTGCGAACCGTCCGCTATCGCTGGACACGCTACCCCAAGAATACCCCCAATACGGGACCAGCGATTTCCGGCAGCCTGCATACCAGGCTCAGCTTGACGACGGCAGCCGGATTACGGAGCTCAAATACAGCGGCTACCGCATCGCACCCGGCAAGCCTAAGCTGACAGGACTCCCCGCCGTATATACCGAGTCGGAGAAAGAAGCCGCAACGCTGTATCTGTACCTTAAGGATGAGTATTCCGGCCTCAAGGTAACCCTACTGTACACCGTATTTGCAGAACATAGCGCCATTGCCCGGTCTGCTTTTTTTGAACAAGAGGGAAGCGCTATCATCCGGCTTGAGCAGGCGATGAGCGCGTCCGTGGATTTGAGTGACTCCCGCTATCAGGCGCTGTACCTCTCTGGGGCTTGGGCACGCGAGCGCCATATTCAGCGCAGAGACTTGGCTCCAGGCGCCCTGCGCCTGGAAAGCCGCCGGGGTTCCAGCAGCCATCAGATGAACCCCTTCCTCGCCCTGCTCCGTCCGGAAGCAACAGAGGATCATGGCGATGTATACGGGTTCAGCCTGGTGTACAGCGGCAACTTTGCCGCCCAAGCCGAGGTTGAACAGTTCAACCAGACCCGGGTCAGCATCGGCATAAACCCTTCCGACTTCTCATGGAAGCTTGAGCCGGGCCAGTCGTTCCAGACTCCCGAAGTCATCATGGTCTATTCCGGGGAGGGAATCGGCGGCATGTCACGCACCTATCACCGCCTGTACCGCCAGCGGCTGTGCCGCGGCAAGCACCGCGACCAGGTACGGCCGATTCTGATCAATAATTGGGAGGCCACCTATTTCAATTTCGATGCCGACAAAATTGAAGCTCTAGCCCAAGAAGCCCGTCCCCTCGGCATTGAGCTCTTCGTCCTCGATGACGGCTGGTTCGGCAAGCGGGACAATGACGACTCCTCCCTCGGCGATTGGTTCGAGCATGAGCGTAAGCTGCCGGAAGGCCTAAGCGGACTGGCCAAGCGGGTGAACGAGCAAGGCCTGCAGTTCGGGCTATGGGTTGAGCCCGAGATGGTATCCCCGGACAGCGAGCTGTATCGCCAGCATCCGGACTGGTGTCTGCACGCGCCGGGCCGCCGCCGGACCGAAGCGCGTTCCCAGCTGATCCTTGACCTCTCGCGAGAAGAAGTGTGCGATTATCTATACGATACCTTGAGCAAGGTATTCGCTTCCGCACCCATCACTTATGTGAAGTGGGATATGAACCGCAACATGACGGAGATTGCCTCGGCGCAGGCACCAAGCGATCGGCAGAAAGAAACAGCCCACCGCTACATGCTCGGGCTATACGATTTGCTGGAGCGCCTGACCACAAGCTTCCCGGACATCCTGTTCGAAAGCTGCTCCGGGGGGGGCGGGAGATTCGATCCCGGGATGCTGTACTATATGCCGCAGACCTGGACCAGCGATGATACCGATGCCATCGAGAGACTGGCCATCCAATACGGAACGAGCATTGTCTATCCGGCCAGCACAATGGGGGCACATGTGTCAGCCGTGCCGAACCATCAGGTTCACCGGATGACCTCCTTTGCCCTCCGCGGAGATGTTGCAATGAGCGGGAACTTCGGCTATGAGCTGGACCTTAGTTCACTCTCCCAGGAGGAGAAGACGCTTGCGGCCAGACAAGTTGCCCAGTACAAGGAGATCCGTTCGCTTGTGCAGCAGGGCGAGATGTACAGACTCCTCAGCCCGTTCGAAGGGCGCGGAGATACCGCCTGGATGTTTGTCAGCGAAGATCAGTCCGAAGCGTTTGTCGCTTTCTTCCGCGTACTGGCCGAGCCGAATGGGCCGATCCGGCGCCTTACGCTGAAGGGCCTCGATCCGAACAAGAGATACAAGCTGGAGGCCGGAGTCTCGGCTGCGGCAGCAGCATCCGGCGCAAAAGGTTCTGCGGATGACGCGTCTGCTTTCCGGGAAGCGTTCGGCGGACAGTCCTTCATGGGCGATCAGCTGATGCGCATCGGGCTTGTCGTCTCCGACCTGCAGGGCGATTTCGCCAGCCTGACGTTCCGCCTGCAGGCCGTCGAAGCTTAG
- a CDS encoding ring-cleaving dioxygenase — protein sequence MTLQTAGIHHITAFAGNPQKNVDFYAGILGLRLVKRTINFDAPEVYHLYFGDQSGDPGTIITFFPSSGNRRGRIGGGQVGITTYVVPVGALGFWEERLKQFGISVTKTTRFSEDYLQFADNDGLRLEIVEREEGSNSEWSFGGVPADKAIKGFGGAVLYSVHASKTMDALENILGLTKVGEDAGYARFKASGNIGNIIDVRMGDMPWGAGGAGTVHHIAWRAKDYEEHALWQEMVSSSGYQPTQIIDRQYFNAVYFREGGGILFEIATDPPGFAVDEPAEAMGEKLMLPSWYEPQRVEIEANLEPIQVRELEAKKL from the coding sequence ATGACTTTACAAACAGCTGGAATTCATCATATTACAGCTTTTGCCGGTAATCCGCAGAAAAATGTTGATTTCTATGCAGGGATTTTGGGGCTTCGACTGGTGAAGCGAACGATTAATTTCGATGCTCCGGAGGTCTATCATTTGTACTTTGGCGACCAGTCTGGCGATCCGGGCACCATCATTACATTTTTTCCTTCATCCGGGAACCGGAGAGGGCGAATCGGCGGCGGGCAAGTTGGGATCACCACTTATGTGGTGCCGGTGGGTGCGCTTGGCTTCTGGGAAGAACGGTTAAAACAGTTTGGCATTTCAGTAACCAAGACCACTCGCTTCTCTGAAGACTACTTGCAATTCGCTGATAACGATGGTCTGCGCCTGGAGATTGTCGAACGGGAAGAAGGCTCAAATAGTGAATGGTCCTTCGGCGGGGTCCCTGCCGATAAGGCGATAAAGGGCTTTGGCGGAGCCGTGCTCTATAGTGTCCATGCAAGCAAGACGATGGACGCGCTGGAGAACATTCTCGGCTTGACGAAGGTCGGCGAAGATGCGGGATATGCACGCTTTAAGGCATCCGGCAATATCGGCAATATCATTGATGTGCGGATGGGAGATATGCCGTGGGGAGCCGGCGGTGCAGGCACGGTGCATCATATTGCTTGGCGGGCTAAAGACTACGAGGAGCATGCCCTCTGGCAGGAGATGGTATCCTCGTCCGGCTATCAGCCAACCCAAATTATCGACCGTCAATACTTCAACGCCGTTTATTTCCGTGAGGGTGGAGGCATTCTCTTTGAAATTGCTACCGATCCTCCGGGATTTGCAGTCGATGAGCCGGCAGAAGCGATGGGGGAGAAGCTCATGCTTCCATCCTGGTACGAGCCGCAGCGGGTCGAAATTGAAGCTAATCTGGAACCGATTCAGGTTCGTGAACTGGAGGCGAAGAAGTTATGA
- a CDS encoding ring-cleaving dioxygenase codes for MTKKTAGIHHITAIVGHPQENVDFYAGVLGLRLVKQTVNFDDPGTYHFYFGNEGGKPGTIITFFPWANAYQGKIGAGQVGVTSYVVPAGAMEFWKDRLHKFKVPFTELERFGEHYLEFDDPHGLHLELVEREEGERNTWTFGEVTSGVAIKGFGGATLLSAQPERTAELLEKVMGLDYVGQEGDIARYRSTAEIGNIIDLKLTAVARGDMGVGTVHHIAWRAADDQDHLEWQDYISASGYGVTPVRDRNYFNAIYFREHGEILFEIATDPPGFAQDESAETMGSHLMLPAQYEPHREQLERVLLPFEVRELD; via the coding sequence ATGACAAAGAAAACAGCAGGAATTCACCATATTACGGCGATTGTTGGTCATCCGCAGGAAAATGTAGATTTTTACGCCGGCGTGTTGGGGCTGAGACTGGTCAAGCAAACGGTCAATTTTGACGATCCAGGGACGTACCATTTTTATTTCGGGAATGAAGGCGGGAAGCCGGGAACCATTATAACTTTCTTCCCCTGGGCGAATGCTTATCAAGGCAAGATTGGCGCAGGCCAGGTCGGCGTAACCTCTTATGTAGTGCCCGCTGGCGCTATGGAGTTCTGGAAAGACAGACTTCATAAATTCAAAGTGCCTTTTACCGAGTTAGAGCGGTTTGGGGAGCACTATCTGGAATTTGACGATCCACATGGGCTTCACCTGGAGCTTGTTGAGAGAGAAGAAGGCGAAAGGAACACATGGACGTTTGGAGAGGTAACTTCTGGGGTGGCGATCAAGGGCTTTGGCGGCGCTACACTGCTGTCCGCACAGCCTGAGAGAACCGCTGAACTCCTGGAGAAGGTTATGGGACTGGACTATGTCGGTCAAGAAGGGGATATCGCCCGGTACCGGTCCACTGCTGAAATTGGAAATATCATCGACCTGAAATTAACGGCGGTAGCACGCGGAGATATGGGAGTTGGAACGGTTCATCATATTGCCTGGCGGGCAGCCGATGATCAGGATCACTTGGAATGGCAAGACTATATTTCTGCGAGTGGCTATGGAGTAACTCCGGTCAGGGACCGTAATTACTTTAATGCGATTTACTTCCGGGAACACGGGGAGATCCTGTTCGAGATTGCGACAGATCCTCCAGGATTCGCTCAGGATGAATCCGCTGAAACGATGGGAAGCCATCTCATGCTTCCGGCACAGTATGAGCCGCACCGGGAACAGCTTGAACGTGTATTGCTTCCATTTGAGGTAAGGGAGTTAGATTGA